GGGTACGCATTTTGATATGGGCATGAAAGATCTTATGGGCGGCCCGGATACCGTGCTTGCCCAGAAAATGGCTGAAGCTCCTCTTACTCCCACCTGTCTTGTCCCGGCTACAGTAATGAATGCCTGCTGGCTCGAAAACGGCATGATCTCTAAAAACCTTGCCAGGGAAATGGGAAAAATGGAGATTATTTTTGACAAACTTGAGTGAGGATTCTTGTCAAATCCTCCTTAATTTACTTCCTGTCCAGGCAAGAAGCTGTCTAAAGCAGGAAACTGAGAACGGCATAACTGGCTTAAAAATTAAGAGTACTGCGAAAAACTTCCTTTCAGAATCAGAACTCGAGAATATTTATATCGAATCTGGTTGTGTATAATTTAGTCAAAACTCAACAAATATACATATAATAAAATAATATACAATTGTTTTTTCAAATTGGTTTTTCTATAAATTCATACCCTGAGTGATAAAATGGACATAAAAGAAATTAACAGCTACGGACAGGAAATGATCGAGTGTCTTAAACTCACAACTTCTCCAGTTGCGGTTAAACTGGTCCCGAAGGGAGAAAAAGTTCCGGAAGGAATTAAAAAGGCGGATGAGGGAATGAGACACTGCCAGTTCATCGACCGGGTGAGAAAAACCGGAGAGGAGCTATACACTCTGGGAGAAGACCAGATGTGCAAAGGCGGAGCAGGTGTCATGGGCCTTGGAGCACTCCCTCCGAAAGTCGCAAGCGGAGAGTTTTATTATAAAGGCTTAAAGCAGTTCAGCACCCAGGAGGCTGCAAAGCTCACTATAGAAATGGTGCCGACACTGGCTCCGGACTCTACGGAGGCTGTCCTGTATGCCTCCCTTGAAAAGGTTACGTTCATGCCGGATCTTGTACTGATAATCTGCAACCCGAAGCAGATAATGCTACTCACCCAGGCTTACATGTATAAAACCGGAGGCAGGCTTGAAGTCAGTTTCGCAGGCAAACAGAGCCTCTGTTCCGATGGTGTGGTGCAGGCTAAAGAAGGTGAAATAGGAGTTACAGTAGGCTGCAGCGGTAGCAGGGCTTATACAGAAATTACAGACGACGAAATGACAATGGGCATCCCGATCGACTTCCTTCCCGACATCGCAGCCGGACTTAAGGAAATCTGCCCTAACTGAGTATAAAACCTGCTTCATTTAAATATAAATTCCTCCATGCTTAAGCCCTATACAGGGTGAGCTATTGATCAAATATAACATAGTAGACACAGCCTATTTGTTATATTTGAGAACTATTTTTCTACTTCACTTTAGTAATTGCCCGTCAGTGACTTTTTATTAACAGAGCCAATAACACTCCCGAGGTGCAATTCGGGAAGGACAGCGGACTGTTGCGATGTAATCGCAACTACAAGAAAAATCATCGATTTTTCTGTCCCGAGGCACATTCGGGCGTGAAAAAGGATAAACTATTTAAATATGAGTGCCGAAAGCTTGTGCTTTAGCCAACCAATCCCCTTGTAAAACGTCTCCTTTTGCTGCTACACTGGTAGCTATTAAGATACCTCTGTCTTTCCATTTCATATAATCTGCCGTATACTTGTAAGTATCTATGGCACCACTAAAAAATCGTTCTTCATCGCACTCTCCGCACATAATCAAAGCAGATTCCTTTATATTAAGCGATTTTTTACAGTTATCCACACAATAGGCACAAAATCTGTCAATCACAGCCTTCAACTGTGCAGAAATCCCAAAAAAATACAAAGGAGAAACCAGTACAAGCATATCTGCGCTTTCGAGCAGTGGTTCAATCTCTGCCATATCATCACACTGAATGCAGGCTCCATCCTTTGTCCAGCACATGATACAGGCCTTACATCCACTAATATTGAGTTTTGCCACTTCGATTTTGTTTACTGTATGCCCTTTTTCCTGTGCTCCTTTCATAAAGGCATCTGCCAGCATATCGCTATTCCCGTTCTTTCGTGGACTACCAGTAAGTATCAGTATTTTTTTATTCATTACATAGCATCTCCAGAAAACTACTTTTATCTTTTTCAGTAATTTTATTTTTCGCTCTGCACGGATTGCCAACAGCTACTACATTAACCGGAACATCTTTTGTCACTACACTCCCGGAACCGATGACTGTGCCATCGCCAATGGAAAAACCCGGATTCACAATAGAGCTACACCAAACCAAACATTGTTGCCTATGAAAATAGGAGTGGCATGTTCCAGCCGAGTATTCCGTACATCGGAACGCATGGGATGTCCTGCATATGATTGCAGTAGAAAGCAGCCATTCCATATAGTCGTCATATATGTTTTTGGTTTTCAAGAGTGCTGGGAAGCCAGTCAACTACCCCTCTCTGCCCGCTGATGCGGTCGAGGAGGGAGTCTCCTGCTTATGAGGATGAATTATATACTAACAAGGAAAAGAGAAAGAAAATGACCTCTTACATAGCAGACTCGGCAGTTTTTATTATGGGAAACTGCAACGTGGACAGCTCGCTGCTTATTACAGTCCCTTCGGTTGCGGACGAGTTAAAAAGCAGTGACTCCATACTCCGTTTTGACCTTGCAAAAGAGGGAGGACTCAGGGTAGAATGGCCGGAACCTGAAATGGTAAAAGAGGTTCGGAAAAAAGCTGAACAGACCCGGGACTCAGAAGAGCTATCAAAAACAGATCTGGAAGTTCTTGCAAAAGCACTTGAACACAGGGAAACGGCGGTACTGCTTACAGATGATTATGCAGTCCAGAACGTTGCCGTGCAGCTCGGGATTCAGGTTAAACCGATTGCCCAGAAAAAGATAAAGGATGTTCTTATCTGGCAAAAACAGTGTATTGGCTGTAGAAAAACCTTTGAGAAAGGGGACGAATGCCCTATTTGCGGTTCACCCCTGAAAAAAAAGAGAAAAAAAAGACTTAAAGGCAAAGGTTATCAGGAAAACTGAAGAAAAAGATATAACGCTTGATAGTGTAATAATGTCTTTAACTGAGAAAAGATATACTTGAATTATAATTTTTCAGGCAGTAATTCCAGGCAGTATTCCAAAGAATAACTGCAAAATCGGCCGGAAATACCGCCAGATAAAAAATTTCAGGTGGGAATGGAGGCATGAAGAATATAGAAGATCTCATTCAGAAAGCTGTGGAACTGCAGAACAACGGACTTGGAACCGGCCAGATTGCCGATGAACTTAATGTTTCAAGAGAAACAGTTACATGGCTTTTAACCCGTTCGAAAAAAGAAATCGCAGCCCCCGCTCCAAAAGACATATCCGTAAACTGGAGCAGCATAGGAAAGAGCGCTACACGGCTTCACTACATCTCACTTGCACTCTGTGACATGGTGCTTGAGACCCTGGAAAAGACAAACACTGAAGTGGATGTAGTAGTTGGCGTTGCAGCTAGCGGCATTCCCCTGGCAAGCATGATGGCAAACGAGCTGGGAGCAGATTTTGCCCTTTACCATTCCCGTAAAGGACATGACATGGTCCAGCCCGGCCAGAAAGGTACCATTAGCAGAAACTTCGGAAGCGTCGCAGGTAAGAACTGCGTAATTGTTGATGATGTAATTACCACAGGTTCAACCACAATGGAAGTAATCGAGCAGTTGCGCGAAATGGACGCAAAGCCCAGAGTAGTTGTGGTTCTTGTGGACAAAAAAGGCGCGGATACAATTGCCAATGTTCCTATCCAGTCTCTGGTAAGGATAGTGCGCGTGGACTGAAAATATCGAAAGATAAAACAGAAGTAAATCTCTTTTATATGGAAGGCCTTTCACAAGAGAGGTTTTCCAAAACCTATACTTATACCTGTTTACATTTCTTAGTTTTTTCTTTTTTATTTATTTTATCTTCTTCAGGCATTTCTGAACCAGTACTTTAAAAAATTATTCTTTTCAGAATCGAGAAGAGAAAAATTAACAGGTTTATTTAAAAGGCCTGTTAATACTCAACTTCCGTAGATGCAATCTTTTCTGCAAGCCTTGAGAGCACTTCGGTTCTCATTCCTTCCACAAACTTGATACTGCCGACAACAAGATGTCCGCCTCCGCTGACTCCGGCACCTTTCATTTCTTCGCGAAGCTCCCTGACAATCCTGGGGATATTCATAAGCACGCCTTTTGAACGGATAACAGCAAAGTCAGGACCATAGCCAATAGTAACTACAGGCTTGTCCGGGTTTCTTTTAACAAGCACATCATGCACTTCCCCGGAGGTTTTTCCCGGTGGCGGGAAGGTAAACTTCTGGGCATAGTTTTCGACATCTATTACATTCATAATCGCGCCATTCGCCAGTTTCTGAGATTTGACGTTGAAGAGACAGGTCTCAAGCTGTTCTTTTATCATGGTATTTGCCTGTTCGCAAAGCAGAGATACCAGATTTTTGTGGATTGTGTGGTCGCCCATATCCAGGATATCGTCAATAAGACCCTTTCCACTGCTGAATTTAAGCCAGAACTGCTCATAATCCAAAGCCAGAGCCATTTCTTTTAATTCCTCAAGTGTATAGCGATCCGAGACCAAGGAGATGTACCTTCCGGCCTCCGGGGCTTCAGAACGGTCTCCTACTGCCGAAACAGCAGGAAGG
The genomic region above belongs to Methanosarcina horonobensis HB-1 = JCM 15518 and contains:
- a CDS encoding DUF6951 family protein, which codes for MVTEISLNTICGHTTKVIATKEGKNTHVHIKTTCEKLRKWGTHFDMGMKDLMGGPDTVLAQKMAEAPLTPTCLVPATVMNACWLENGMISKNLAREMGKMEIIFDKLE
- a CDS encoding DUF169 domain-containing protein, with protein sequence MDIKEINSYGQEMIECLKLTTSPVAVKLVPKGEKVPEGIKKADEGMRHCQFIDRVRKTGEELYTLGEDQMCKGGAGVMGLGALPPKVASGEFYYKGLKQFSTQEAAKLTIEMVPTLAPDSTEAVLYASLEKVTFMPDLVLIICNPKQIMLLTQAYMYKTGGRLEVSFAGKQSLCSDGVVQAKEGEIGVTVGCSGSRAYTEITDDEMTMGIPIDFLPDIAAGLKEICPN
- a CDS encoding flavodoxin family protein, yielding MNKKILILTGSPRKNGNSDMLADAFMKGAQEKGHTVNKIEVAKLNISGCKACIMCWTKDGACIQCDDMAEIEPLLESADMLVLVSPLYFFGISAQLKAVIDRFCAYCVDNCKKSLNIKESALIMCGECDEERFFSGAIDTYKYTADYMKWKDRGILIATSVAAKGDVLQGDWLAKAQAFGTHI
- a CDS encoding LbetaH domain-containing protein → MTGFPALLKTKNIYDDYMEWLLSTAIICRTSHAFRCTEYSAGTCHSYFHRQQCLVWCSSIVNPGFSIGDGTVIGSGSVVTKDVPVNVVAVGNPCRAKNKITEKDKSSFLEMLCNE
- a CDS encoding NOB1 family endonuclease: MTSYIADSAVFIMGNCNVDSSLLITVPSVADELKSSDSILRFDLAKEGGLRVEWPEPEMVKEVRKKAEQTRDSEELSKTDLEVLAKALEHRETAVLLTDDYAVQNVAVQLGIQVKPIAQKKIKDVLIWQKQCIGCRKTFEKGDECPICGSPLKKKRKKRLKGKGYQEN
- a CDS encoding orotate phosphoribosyltransferase-like protein — encoded protein: MKNIEDLIQKAVELQNNGLGTGQIADELNVSRETVTWLLTRSKKEIAAPAPKDISVNWSSIGKSATRLHYISLALCDMVLETLEKTNTEVDVVVGVAASGIPLASMMANELGADFALYHSRKGHDMVQPGQKGTISRNFGSVAGKNCVIVDDVITTGSTTMEVIEQLREMDAKPRVVVVLVDKKGADTIANVPIQSLVRIVRVD